The following proteins come from a genomic window of Finegoldia magna ATCC 29328:
- a CDS encoding GNAT family N-acetyltransferase, with translation MKYEDFVLKCEDIEIKALEMKYLDDFHEYAIQKEVGPSAGWKPHESIRQSKKILKEFINSKLEYGIFLEDTLIGIVGIYEDDYLFEQPEFEEKTGVEIGYSLNKNYWNRGIMTKVVTCFTNHLLNDLEYDYISCSCFVENNISARVIEKCGFKFYSKHLYQNFDGTNKLCNYYYIENLKEG, from the coding sequence ATGAAATACGAAGATTTTGTTTTAAAATGTGAAGATATAGAAATAAAAGCGTTGGAAATGAAATATTTAGATGATTTTCATGAATACGCTATTCAAAAAGAAGTTGGTCCATCTGCTGGATGGAAGCCACATGAATCTATAAGACAATCTAAGAAAATTTTAAAAGAATTCATCAATTCAAAATTAGAATACGGAATTTTTCTGGAAGATACACTAATAGGAATCGTTGGAATATACGAGGACGATTATTTATTTGAACAACCAGAATTTGAAGAAAAAACAGGCGTTGAAATCGGATATAGTTTGAACAAAAATTATTGGAATCGTGGAATTATGACGAAGGTTGTTACGTGTTTTACCAATCATTTGCTAAATGATTTGGAGTATGATTATATTTCTTGTAGTTGTTTTGTTGAAAATAATATAAGTGCAAGAGTTATTGAGAAATGTGGGTTCAAATTTTATAGTAAACATTTGTATCAAAATTTTGATGGAACAAACAAACTTTGCAATTATTATTATATAGAAAATTTGAAGGAGGGATAG
- a CDS encoding MATE family efflux transporter: MNLALKKSKFFGDKNFYKGVLVLAIPIIIQQLITSFVNMLDNIMVGQTGTFAMSGVSVANQLITVFNLAIFGLVSAASIFAAQFAGKKDYKNVQNCLYFDVVLSFIVSVISVLIFWVFGEKLLYLFMNPDTDTAKNIATTMEFALDYTKIMTIGFIPFAFSQSISSSMRVNGETRLPMITSVITVLVNFVFNLVLIFGLLGFPTLGPKGAAIATVISRFVELSLFIYFANKNKFRFTFYSDFFKNFHIDTHLFKNITVAGIPLIINEVLYSLGIAAITQSYSTRGIEALAAYNISQTIIGLFIVFNLAMGDCISIMVGRLLGSGNIDEAVDTDRKLVVFSFMLAVVVGIVLIILAPLFPEFYNTTNDVKLMATNMLRVGGAFLWISALYNASYFTLRSGGKTILTLLFDSVGIVLISYPFSFLLAKFTDLNVVLMYLIISVIDLYKVILGLILVGKKIWVKNLAK, encoded by the coding sequence TTGAATTTAGCATTAAAGAAGAGTAAATTTTTCGGGGACAAAAATTTCTACAAAGGTGTGTTGGTACTAGCAATTCCTATCATTATTCAGCAACTTATTACATCTTTTGTAAATATGCTGGACAATATTATGGTTGGACAGACTGGAACTTTTGCAATGAGTGGGGTTTCTGTTGCAAATCAATTGATTACTGTATTTAACTTGGCGATTTTCGGCCTGGTATCAGCGGCGAGTATTTTTGCAGCACAATTTGCAGGGAAAAAAGATTACAAGAATGTGCAAAACTGTTTGTATTTTGATGTGGTGTTATCTTTTATTGTTTCTGTGATTAGTGTGCTTATTTTCTGGGTTTTTGGAGAGAAATTATTATATTTATTTATGAATCCAGACACAGATACTGCAAAAAATATTGCCACGACTATGGAATTTGCGCTAGATTATACAAAAATAATGACAATAGGATTTATTCCATTTGCTTTTTCACAGTCGATTTCATCTTCAATGAGGGTAAATGGAGAGACAAGACTTCCTATGATTACAAGTGTGATTACGGTGTTAGTGAACTTCGTGTTCAATTTGGTTTTGATTTTCGGACTTTTAGGTTTTCCTACATTAGGACCCAAAGGTGCTGCGATTGCGACTGTTATTTCGAGATTTGTGGAACTATCGTTGTTTATTTATTTTGCAAACAAAAACAAGTTTAGATTCACATTTTATTCTGATTTCTTCAAGAATTTTCACATAGACACTCATCTTTTCAAAAATATAACTGTTGCAGGAATTCCTTTGATTATAAATGAAGTTTTGTATTCTTTGGGGATTGCTGCGATTACACAATCTTATTCTACAAGAGGAATTGAAGCTTTGGCAGCATATAATATTTCCCAGACAATTATAGGACTTTTCATCGTGTTTAATTTGGCGATGGGAGATTGTATTTCAATTATGGTAGGAAGACTTTTGGGAAGTGGAAATATCGATGAAGCTGTTGACACTGACAGAAAATTAGTCGTGTTCTCATTTATGTTAGCAGTTGTAGTTGGAATTGTGTTGATTATTTTGGCACCACTTTTTCCAGAATTTTACAACACAACTAATGATGTAAAATTAATGGCGACGAATATGCTTAGAGTTGGTGGAGCGTTTTTGTGGATTTCTGCTTTGTACAATGCGTCATATTTTACACTCAGAAGTGGTGGTAAAACTATTTTGACTTTGCTTTTTGATTCGGTGGGAATTGTTTTGATTTCGTATCCGTTTTCGTTTTTATTGGCAAAATTTACAGATTTAAATGTCGTATTGATGTATTTGATAATTTCTGTGATTGATTTATACAAGGTTATTTTGGGATTGATTTTAGTTGGAAAGAAAATTTGGGTAAAAAATTTGGCGAAATAA
- the gltX gene encoding glutamate--tRNA ligase encodes MSEVRVRFAPSPTGFLHIGGLRTALYNYLYAKRNNGKFLLRIEDTDRTRYVEGAIENLLEQLKWAGLDPDEGVVLDDEGNVTEVGECGPYIQSDRVKQGLYQKYIDELIEKGYAYYCFCSKERLDQVKAQQKADGLMPKYDGLCRGISIEDAKKRIANGEEYVIRLKLPENKEITFNDAIKGKITFNTNDMDDQVLIKSDGFPTYHFAVVVDDHLMGITHIVRGDEWISSTAKHVYLYQCFGWDVPEFVHLPVVLNKSGKKLSKRNDDVAVKDFRKKGYLPEAIDNYLALVGWSSEDNQEIMSMEELKHKFDFNRVSKSGGVFDTEKLNWINRHYIKEIENEKLASMLKPYLVEDGVISEDYPEYKLIEIASLFKEELDYMAEITEKVEFLFKDYEMDDDAKEFLNYEKLDELMNALKEEIESVDEIEKEFASGVMKKVQKKTGIKGKDLWMTTRAVVTGNVHGPDLDSIMVVLGKQEVLDRINKALNR; translated from the coding sequence ATGAGTGAAGTAAGAGTAAGATTTGCTCCAAGTCCAACAGGATTTTTACACATTGGTGGACTTAGAACAGCTTTATATAATTATTTGTATGCAAAAAGAAATAACGGTAAATTTCTTTTGAGAATTGAAGATACTGATAGAACAAGATATGTTGAAGGTGCTATCGAAAATTTGTTGGAACAATTAAAATGGGCAGGACTTGATCCAGATGAAGGAGTTGTCCTTGATGATGAAGGAAACGTAACTGAAGTTGGAGAATGTGGTCCTTACATTCAATCTGACAGAGTAAAACAAGGATTATACCAAAAATATATCGACGAATTAATCGAAAAAGGTTATGCATATTATTGTTTCTGTTCAAAAGAAAGATTGGATCAAGTAAAAGCACAACAAAAAGCAGATGGTTTGATGCCAAAATACGACGGACTTTGCAGAGGAATTAGCATTGAGGATGCTAAAAAGAGAATTGCAAACGGCGAGGAATATGTTATTAGATTGAAACTTCCTGAAAACAAAGAAATCACATTTAACGATGCGATAAAAGGTAAGATTACTTTCAACACAAATGATATGGACGATCAAGTTTTGATAAAATCTGACGGATTTCCAACTTATCACTTTGCAGTTGTAGTTGACGATCATTTGATGGGAATTACTCACATTGTTCGTGGTGATGAATGGATTTCTTCAACAGCAAAACACGTGTATTTGTATCAATGTTTCGGATGGGATGTCCCAGAATTCGTTCACTTACCAGTTGTTTTGAACAAATCAGGTAAGAAATTATCCAAGAGAAATGATGACGTTGCAGTTAAAGATTTCAGAAAAAAAGGATATTTGCCAGAAGCTATTGACAATTACCTAGCTTTAGTAGGTTGGTCAAGTGAAGATAACCAAGAAATTATGTCGATGGAAGAATTAAAACACAAATTTGATTTCAACAGAGTTTCAAAGTCGGGCGGAGTTTTCGACACAGAAAAATTAAACTGGATTAACAGACATTACATTAAAGAAATAGAAAATGAAAAATTAGCATCAATGTTAAAACCATACTTGGTTGAAGATGGTGTGATTTCTGAAGATTATCCAGAATACAAATTAATAGAGATTGCTTCATTATTCAAAGAAGAATTGGATTACATGGCAGAAATAACTGAAAAAGTTGAATTCTTGTTCAAAGATTACGAAATGGATGACGATGCTAAGGAATTCTTAAACTACGAAAAATTAGACGAATTAATGAACGCACTAAAAGAAGAAATCGAATCTGTTGATGAAATAGAAAAAGAATTTGCATCAGGCGTTATGAAAAAAGTTCAAAAGAAAACTGGAATCAAGGGCAAGGATTTGTGGATGACTACAAGAGCTGTAGTTACTGGTAATGTTCACGGACCAGACTTGGATTCTATTATGGTAGTTTTAGGAAAACAAGAAGTTTTAGATAGGATTAACAAAGCTTTAAATAGATAG
- the cysS gene encoding cysteine--tRNA ligase — MKLYNTLTRKKEEFKPIKEKNVGIYVCGPTVYNYIHVGNARPIVVFDTLRRYFIYKGYNVKFVSNFTDIDDKIINKAKDENIDFREITKKYIQAYLDNVSGLNFDEDDTIHPKATEYIDEMIKFVKTLEDKGAAYNVDGNVYFDITKAKDYGKLSKKNIDDLRAGARIDVNSEKKNPMDFALWKKRKEESEPAWESPWGMGRPGWHLECSVMSKTILGDTIDIHAGGEDLQFPHHENEIAQSETCTGAHFANYWLHNSMITVDKEKMSKSKNNFFLLKDIEKEFDLEVIRLWLLSVHYRNPIDFSHDTLVATKNSLDRLYTAKKFLNRILENSSEKEEKDDNIKTFREKFEQAMDDDINTADAISVLFDFIKYINKNYDENTSKNILLDAKKLMDDISYVLGILFKEDDDDLDSEIEELIEQRNAARKEKDFKKADEIRDKLLSMGIVLKDTRDGVIWERSN; from the coding sequence ATGAAGTTATACAATACACTGACACGAAAAAAGGAAGAATTCAAACCAATTAAAGAAAAAAATGTCGGTATATACGTATGTGGCCCTACTGTTTATAATTATATTCACGTTGGAAATGCAAGACCGATAGTGGTATTTGATACTTTGAGAAGATATTTTATTTACAAAGGATATAATGTTAAATTTGTAAGCAACTTCACTGATATCGACGACAAAATTATCAATAAAGCAAAAGACGAAAATATAGATTTTAGAGAAATAACTAAGAAATACATTCAAGCTTACTTGGACAATGTATCGGGACTTAATTTCGACGAAGATGACACTATTCATCCAAAAGCTACTGAATATATCGACGAAATGATTAAATTTGTAAAAACTTTGGAAGACAAAGGTGCAGCATATAATGTCGATGGCAATGTGTATTTTGATATCACAAAAGCAAAAGACTACGGAAAATTATCCAAGAAAAATATAGATGATTTGCGTGCTGGTGCTAGAATTGATGTCAACAGCGAAAAGAAAAATCCGATGGATTTTGCTTTGTGGAAGAAGAGAAAAGAAGAGAGTGAACCTGCTTGGGAAAGTCCATGGGGAATGGGAAGACCTGGTTGGCATTTGGAATGTTCTGTAATGAGCAAAACAATTTTGGGTGACACTATTGATATTCACGCTGGTGGTGAAGATTTGCAATTCCCACATCACGAAAATGAAATCGCACAATCAGAAACATGCACTGGAGCTCACTTTGCAAACTATTGGCTACACAACTCAATGATAACTGTAGACAAGGAAAAAATGAGCAAATCAAAAAATAATTTCTTCTTGTTAAAAGATATTGAAAAAGAATTTGATTTGGAAGTTATCAGATTGTGGTTGTTATCTGTTCACTACAGAAATCCGATTGATTTCAGCCACGACACGTTAGTAGCTACGAAAAATTCTCTTGATAGATTGTATACTGCTAAGAAATTCTTAAATAGAATTTTGGAAAACTCTTCTGAAAAAGAAGAAAAAGATGATAATATAAAAACATTCAGAGAAAAATTTGAACAAGCTATGGATGATGACATCAACACAGCTGATGCGATTAGCGTATTATTCGATTTCATTAAATATATCAACAAAAATTACGATGAAAATACATCGAAAAATATCTTGCTTGACGCTAAGAAATTGATGGATGATATTTCTTATGTTTTGGGAATTTTATTCAAAGAAGATGACGATGATTTGGATTCTGAAATAGAAGAATTAATAGAACAAAGAAATGCTGCAAGAAAAGAAAAAGACTTCAAAAAAGCAGACGAAATAAGAGATAAACTTTTATCTATGGGAATTGTGTTAAAAGACACCAGAGACGGCGTAATATGGGAGAGAAGTAATTAA
- the thyX gene encoding FAD-dependent thymidylate synthase, translating to MKVNLIRYTPDAQKLVASSAKLCYSDSSVMEIEEGLTDENVENFIDKLMGLGHMSPVEHISFTFAIEGVSRTLTHQLVRHRLASYSQKSQRYVRANNYEYIIPPKIKNNPKALEIYERHMKHTIDAYNELTEILIQEEYDKLIANGIDEKKAKAMSEKSSIEDARYVFSNATETKIVMTMNARELLHFFEARCCQRAQWEIREMATLMLIEAKKVCPQIFKKAGPGCVKGSCPEGKMTCGKIKQVREYFNSLD from the coding sequence ATGAAGGTTAATCTAATTAGATACACTCCAGATGCACAAAAACTTGTCGCATCAAGTGCAAAACTTTGTTATTCAGATAGTTCTGTCATGGAGATTGAGGAAGGACTAACTGATGAAAATGTAGAAAATTTCATAGATAAATTAATGGGTTTAGGACACATGTCTCCGGTTGAACACATTAGTTTTACTTTTGCAATAGAGGGTGTATCTAGAACTTTGACCCACCAATTGGTCAGACACAGATTAGCAAGCTACTCGCAAAAATCTCAACGATATGTGAGAGCGAATAATTACGAGTATATTATCCCTCCAAAAATAAAAAACAATCCCAAGGCTTTAGAAATCTACGAAAGACATATGAAACACACAATCGATGCTTATAACGAACTCACAGAAATTTTGATACAAGAAGAATACGACAAACTAATCGCAAATGGCATCGATGAGAAGAAAGCGAAAGCAATGTCAGAAAAAAGCTCCATTGAAGATGCGAGATATGTATTTTCAAATGCAACTGAGACTAAAATTGTCATGACAATGAATGCCCGTGAATTGTTGCATTTCTTCGAAGCAAGATGCTGCCAAAGGGCCCAATGGGAAATAAGAGAAATGGCAACATTAATGCTTATTGAAGCGAAAAAAGTGTGCCCGCAAATTTTCAAAAAAGCGGGACCAGGTTGTGTTAAAGGAAGTTGTCCAGAAGGAAAGATGACTTGTGGTAAAATAAAACAAGTTAGAGAATATTTTAATAGCCTTGACTAG
- a CDS encoding DegV family protein, with translation MGKIAILTDSGSEITPKIAEEYGIELMPLQINYSDASYNDYTIEPKYIYENIDREVPKTSIPSLGDIVNKLNEIKNKGFDKIICISISSKLSGMYNAFMLAKEQVEDVQVEVFDSKNISIGTGFFAIFARKLIDEGFSLESIIETMKSKIKDSVPVITLDTLKYLSLGGRIGKITGIVGNLLNLKLIISCNEDGEYYTVEKNRGTMKNINRAIDIVKKELSGIKDYYLVLLNGDNQSAMEKAKESMNDLIEGAKFYYEGQIAPTLSIHTGPGLFGIGYFKL, from the coding sequence ATGGGAAAGATTGCAATTTTAACAGATTCAGGTAGTGAAATTACACCAAAAATAGCAGAAGAATACGGCATTGAATTGATGCCACTTCAAATAAACTATTCAGATGCATCCTATAATGATTACACTATTGAACCAAAATATATATATGAAAATATAGACAGAGAAGTTCCAAAAACATCCATCCCATCTCTTGGGGATATTGTTAACAAATTAAACGAAATAAAGAATAAAGGATTCGATAAAATTATTTGTATTTCCATTTCTTCAAAACTAAGTGGAATGTACAATGCATTTATGCTTGCGAAAGAACAAGTTGAAGATGTACAAGTAGAAGTTTTTGATTCAAAAAATATTTCGATTGGTACGGGATTTTTTGCAATATTTGCGAGAAAATTAATCGATGAAGGATTTTCATTAGAATCTATAATAGAAACAATGAAATCAAAAATCAAAGATTCAGTACCAGTTATAACTTTGGATACTTTAAAATATTTGTCTTTAGGTGGTAGAATAGGTAAAATTACTGGAATCGTTGGTAATTTATTAAATTTGAAACTTATAATATCTTGTAATGAAGACGGAGAATATTATACAGTAGAAAAAAACCGTGGAACAATGAAAAACATCAATCGTGCAATTGATATAGTCAAAAAAGAGTTATCAGGTATCAAAGACTATTATTTGGTTTTATTAAATGGTGATAATCAAAGCGCGATGGAAAAGGCCAAGGAAAGTATGAATGATTTAATTGAAGGAGCAAAGTTCTATTATGAAGGACAAATTGCACCTACATTGAGTATTCACACTGGACCAGGATTATTTGGAATAGGTTATTTTAAATTATAA
- a CDS encoding MATE family efflux transporter gives MGNKKSNIEFITNGNITDVIFKLSIPLMISNLIKTLYGITDGIYVARISSEDYAATSFTWPVLYLFIAVGLGVSVAATSLMSQRLGARKLKDCSIYAVHTLILTTVLGVIFSILGLITAPFIVRWMGAKGSFEYKSYIFLAINSLGLLFDMIFFGYQSILNSQGRTKSMTIISTISSVTNVVIDPFFIFDNVLGIPGLNMGLAGAAWATVLSKVLLVVFAVRVVKKESEIEVNFKNFKLDMGIIKHIFSIAIPASLGSSGEAIGFTVLNGFIQSYGTTTLAAFSMGNRLSDIFNQGAIGIGMALTSITGQNIGAGKKERSKSIFKRANIIITFFSLASAIIILLFKDQLLSVFIKDRSDIELWRQASEYMYFSAIITFFMGYFSAINGFFQGVGKTKLTMYLSLARLWALRLPLIMILKSLTNLGSTGIWISMLVSNGLTVLIGFIIYKQGQWER, from the coding sequence ATGGGAAACAAAAAAAGCAATATTGAATTTATTACTAATGGAAATATTACTGATGTGATTTTTAAATTAAGTATCCCATTGATGATTAGTAATCTAATCAAAACCCTTTATGGTATAACTGACGGAATATATGTAGCTCGAATTAGCTCGGAAGACTATGCTGCGACATCTTTTACTTGGCCTGTGCTGTATTTGTTTATAGCAGTTGGACTGGGAGTAAGTGTTGCGGCTACTTCTTTAATGAGTCAAAGACTTGGAGCTAGAAAATTAAAAGACTGTTCAATATACGCTGTGCATACATTAATACTTACCACAGTACTTGGAGTAATATTCAGTATACTCGGTCTAATCACAGCACCATTTATTGTCAGATGGATGGGGGCTAAAGGAAGCTTTGAATATAAATCATACATATTCCTTGCGATAAATTCATTAGGACTATTGTTTGATATGATTTTTTTCGGATATCAATCGATACTAAATTCTCAAGGAAGAACCAAATCGATGACGATTATATCGACAATTTCATCTGTGACAAACGTCGTTATCGATCCTTTCTTCATTTTTGATAATGTTTTGGGAATTCCAGGTCTCAACATGGGACTTGCAGGTGCTGCATGGGCAACTGTTTTGTCGAAAGTTTTACTGGTTGTATTTGCTGTAAGAGTTGTAAAAAAAGAATCCGAAATCGAAGTCAACTTCAAAAACTTCAAATTAGATATGGGAATTATCAAACACATATTTTCCATCGCAATTCCAGCATCGCTTGGATCAAGTGGAGAAGCTATCGGGTTTACTGTTCTTAATGGATTCATTCAATCATACGGCACAACGACACTCGCTGCATTTTCTATGGGCAACAGATTGTCCGATATATTCAATCAAGGAGCTATTGGAATTGGAATGGCTCTAACATCAATCACAGGTCAAAATATAGGGGCAGGTAAAAAGGAAAGAAGCAAAAGCATTTTTAAACGCGCAAATATAATCATAACATTCTTCTCACTTGCATCTGCTATAATTATTTTACTTTTCAAAGACCAATTATTATCTGTGTTTATCAAAGACCGTAGTGATATTGAACTTTGGAGACAAGCTAGTGAGTACATGTACTTCTCAGCTATAATTACATTTTTCATGGGATATTTCTCAGCGATTAATGGTTTCTTCCAAGGTGTTGGAAAAACAAAACTTACAATGTATTTGTCACTTGCGAGATTGTGGGCTCTACGACTTCCACTTATTATGATACTTAAGAGTTTGACAAATCTCGGTTCTACAGGAATTTGGATTTCGATGTTAGTATCCAATGGACTTACAGTTCTGATAGGATTTATAATATACAAACAAGGACAATGGGAAAGATAA
- a CDS encoding dicarboxylate/amino acid:cation symporter, producing MIKSLIALVVAFALCVVIDRLKKKGTSFMIRILLATAMGAIVGLIFKGATDYVAIFGRVFISLLQAFVIPLLLFSIITTVASLESTEKLRSTGGKTIGILALHNVLASVAALILGKLVNLGVNANIKMDVTDKVKEVPPFSDVFVSFFPKNIVDSMLHTKVVPIVIFAVIIGVTALKYSNKDEIKPFMDFTAAANKVMNKVIGEIIEFTPYAVLSLLAHQVATLDLSFVASLLFLLLMVYVCCFFHTFITTTVMLKFMAHVNPFKFQRKFFPAWLLGFTTQSSLGTLPENIREQEKMGVPTETASFAGSIGTTFGMPGCAAVWNILLAVFTINALNIPFTITQYVIMVFTALLASAGTVGVPGTGTMLNVALFTAMGLPLEMILVLSPIQGVADMARTSTNVHAGGSTGIIVAAMQHDLDLEKYNS from the coding sequence ATGATTAAAAGCTTAATCGCTTTAGTTGTAGCTTTCGCATTATGCGTTGTCATTGATCGTTTGAAGAAAAAAGGTACTTCATTCATGATCAGAATTTTATTAGCTACAGCAATGGGTGCCATAGTAGGACTTATTTTTAAAGGAGCCACAGACTACGTAGCAATATTTGGTCGTGTGTTTATTAGTTTATTACAAGCATTTGTAATTCCATTATTATTATTCTCAATTATAACTACAGTTGCATCCTTGGAAAGCACAGAAAAATTAAGATCAACAGGAGGAAAGACAATTGGTATACTAGCTTTACACAATGTTTTAGCTTCTGTTGCTGCACTAATTTTAGGTAAATTGGTTAATTTAGGGGTAAATGCAAATATTAAAATGGATGTTACTGATAAGGTAAAAGAAGTTCCACCTTTCTCAGATGTATTTGTAAGTTTCTTCCCTAAAAACATTGTAGATAGTATGCTACATACTAAAGTTGTTCCAATAGTCATTTTTGCTGTTATAATTGGTGTTACTGCATTAAAGTATTCGAATAAAGATGAAATTAAACCATTTATGGATTTTACAGCAGCTGCTAACAAAGTAATGAACAAAGTAATTGGAGAAATCATAGAATTTACTCCATACGCAGTTCTTTCATTATTAGCTCACCAAGTAGCTACTTTGGATTTATCATTTGTTGCATCATTATTATTCTTATTATTAATGGTTTATGTATGCTGTTTCTTCCACACATTCATAACTACGACAGTGATGTTAAAATTTATGGCACATGTCAATCCATTTAAGTTCCAACGTAAATTCTTCCCAGCATGGTTATTAGGATTTACAACTCAAAGTTCATTGGGAACTTTACCAGAAAACATTAGAGAACAAGAAAAAATGGGTGTTCCAACAGAAACTGCATCATTTGCAGGATCAATTGGTACTACATTTGGTATGCCAGGTTGTGCAGCTGTATGGAATATTTTATTAGCGGTTTTCACAATAAACGCTCTTAATATTCCATTTACAATTACACAATATGTAATAATGGTATTTACTGCACTTCTTGCTTCTGCAGGAACAGTGGGGGTTCCAGGAACTGGTACTATGTTAAATGTAGCTTTATTTACAGCTATGGGATTACCTCTAGAAATGATTCTAGTACTAAGCCCAATCCAAGGCGTTGCTGATATGGCACGTACTTCAACTAACGTTCACGCAGGTGGATCTACTGGTATTATAGTAGCAGCAATGCAACACGATTTAGATCTTGAAAAATATAATTCATAA
- a CDS encoding linear amide C-N hydrolase, whose amino-acid sequence MCTTIIVDYPQGSVMARTLDFEVPLEYNMIYIPRGFHYADDLYHKPMRSKFKMMGMCFRNLYPIKDGVNEHGLCGCTNMFIANNLFSNHPIEGKINTNSLDFMNFALGNYKTVEELLDDLDNIHLANKDVDGNSVICPDFHFMFVDRTGDSIILEYKDHKLVPCGDNPKVMTNSPKYSSHVKRYEKSIGDLSKFNQIKDLTGAYDPVSRFIRAKYILSTHKKSNNVNEAYSSAFSILEPLKITEGFFKNDSHDYYTFTRYISAFDTQTASMAVRTHSNTQTYLIDFDDIPDENKIFSYYFENKLEFKRINKG is encoded by the coding sequence ATGTGTACGACAATTATTGTAGATTATCCACAAGGCTCTGTGATGGCTCGTACGCTTGACTTTGAAGTTCCTTTGGAATACAACATGATTTATATTCCAAGAGGATTTCACTATGCGGATGATTTGTATCACAAACCAATGCGTTCAAAATTTAAAATGATGGGAATGTGTTTTAGAAATCTGTACCCTATCAAAGATGGTGTGAATGAACATGGCCTTTGTGGTTGTACTAATATGTTTATCGCAAATAATTTGTTCAGCAATCATCCTATTGAAGGAAAAATAAACACAAATTCACTAGATTTTATGAATTTCGCTCTTGGAAACTACAAAACAGTTGAAGAATTACTAGATGATTTGGACAATATTCACCTAGCCAACAAAGATGTTGATGGAAATTCTGTGATATGCCCTGATTTCCACTTTATGTTTGTGGATAGAACTGGAGATTCTATTATTTTAGAATACAAAGATCACAAATTAGTTCCATGTGGTGATAATCCAAAAGTAATGACTAATTCTCCAAAATATTCTTCACATGTTAAAAGATACGAGAAATCAATCGGTGATTTATCCAAATTCAATCAAATTAAAGATTTGACAGGAGCCTATGATCCTGTAAGTAGATTCATTAGAGCAAAATACATCCTGTCAACTCACAAGAAATCTAATAATGTAAATGAAGCATACTCATCTGCTTTCAGTATATTAGAGCCTCTAAAAATCACTGAGGGCTTCTTTAAGAACGATTCACACGATTACTATACATTTACTAGGTATATTAGTGCTTTCGACACACAGACCGCTTCTATGGCTGTTAGAACGCATTCCAATACTCAGACTTATCTGATAGATTTTGATGATATACCAGATGAAAATAAAATATTCTCTTATTATTTTGAAAACAAATTAGAATTTAAAAGAATTAATAAAGGATAG